One window of Cohnella hashimotonis genomic DNA carries:
- the rbsK gene encoding ribokinase yields MTIVVAGSVMMDIVLSTERYPERGETVFGSGLRFSPGGKGANQATTVAKLGMETCFIGCVGEDAFGHALIDRLRGNGVLTACTRKTSETRSGTAQITIDASGENTIIVHRGANDSLSVEDIDACGEYMGRCKILLVQMEVPAAVTIHAMRAAKRHGATVILDPAPAGGIDLAALPYADIIVPNQQETKILTQIDVRSVDTAVEAALYLHRQFGIAKSIVKMGRRGSLVYQDGAHEHIPAVPVEAVDTVGAGDTFAGALAYALAKGRRLADAARFATIVSALKVTRHGSQDGIPDMGEVEAFCRARGLDWRWGLILRKPC; encoded by the coding sequence ATGACAATCGTCGTAGCGGGAAGCGTCATGATGGATATCGTGTTGTCGACGGAGCGATATCCCGAGCGCGGAGAGACGGTGTTCGGCTCCGGTCTGCGCTTCTCCCCCGGCGGCAAGGGCGCCAATCAGGCGACAACCGTCGCGAAGCTGGGCATGGAAACCTGCTTCATCGGCTGCGTCGGCGAGGATGCGTTCGGCCATGCGTTGATCGATCGGCTGCGCGGCAACGGCGTTCTTACGGCTTGCACGCGAAAGACAAGCGAGACGCGAAGCGGAACCGCGCAGATCACGATCGATGCCTCCGGCGAAAATACGATTATTGTCCATCGGGGAGCCAACGACAGCCTGTCGGTCGAGGATATCGACGCCTGCGGTGAATACATGGGCAGATGCAAGATTTTGCTCGTGCAAATGGAAGTTCCGGCGGCGGTAACGATTCATGCGATGCGCGCGGCGAAGCGGCACGGCGCGACCGTGATCCTCGATCCTGCGCCTGCCGGCGGGATCGACCTGGCCGCCCTGCCCTATGCGGATATCATCGTCCCGAACCAACAGGAGACGAAGATCCTGACGCAGATTGACGTGCGCAGCGTCGATACGGCCGTCGAAGCTGCCCTATATTTGCACCGGCAGTTCGGAATCGCCAAGTCGATCGTCAAAATGGGACGCCGGGGCTCCCTGGTTTATCAAGACGGCGCCCATGAACATATCCCGGCCGTCCCCGTCGAAGCCGTCGACACGGTCGGAGCGGGAGATACCTTCGCAGGAGCGCTGGCTTACGCATTGGCAAAGGGACGGCGCTTGGCGGACGCCGCCCGGTTCGCTACCATCGTCAGCGCGCTTAAAGTAACGCGGCACGGCTCGCAGGACGGCATCCCCGACATGGGTGAGGTCGAGGCATTCTGCCGTGCCCGCGGCCTTGACTGGCGGTGGGGCTTAATCTTGCGCAAGCCGTGCTGA